One stretch of Niallia sp. XMNu-256 DNA includes these proteins:
- the fabD gene encoding ACP S-malonyltransferase yields MGKIAFIFPGQGSQTVGMGKTLVEAYKPSEQYFSLADQKLGYPLSKLIFEGPQNELTLTTNAQPALLTTSIAILEHFKKSGITPDYVAGHSLGEYTALVAAGAFSFDEGVYAVRKRGEFMENAVPNGEGTMAAVLGLDRDKLAEVTNEITESGHLVQLANINCPGQIVISGTAKGVELAGVKAKEAGAKRVLPLEVSGPFHSELMKPAAEKLKEVLDDMTIKGAEIPVITNVAATQMTEAADIKEKLIQQLYSPVQWEKTVEYLIDSGVDTFIEIGPGKVLSGLVKKVSRTVKTYAVNDLESSEVVMEALKEGTK; encoded by the coding sequence ATGGGTAAAATTGCATTTATTTTTCCAGGTCAAGGTTCTCAAACGGTTGGCATGGGAAAGACTTTAGTAGAAGCTTATAAACCTTCGGAACAGTATTTTTCATTAGCTGATCAAAAATTAGGATACCCGCTTTCGAAGCTTATTTTTGAAGGCCCGCAAAATGAATTGACATTAACCACAAATGCACAACCTGCACTACTTACAACAAGTATTGCGATTCTTGAGCATTTTAAAAAGTCTGGAATTACCCCAGATTATGTAGCGGGTCATAGTTTGGGAGAGTATACCGCTCTTGTGGCGGCAGGTGCTTTTTCATTCGATGAAGGAGTATATGCTGTGCGTAAAAGAGGCGAATTTATGGAGAATGCTGTACCGAATGGAGAAGGTACAATGGCAGCAGTGCTTGGACTTGACCGCGATAAACTGGCAGAAGTGACAAATGAGATCACAGAAAGTGGCCATCTTGTTCAATTAGCAAATATTAATTGCCCAGGGCAAATCGTAATATCTGGAACGGCAAAAGGGGTTGAATTGGCGGGAGTTAAAGCAAAAGAAGCGGGGGCTAAGCGGGTCCTACCTCTTGAAGTGAGTGGTCCATTCCACTCCGAGCTTATGAAACCAGCAGCCGAAAAATTAAAAGAAGTACTAGATGATATGACGATAAAAGGGGCTGAAATTCCAGTCATTACTAATGTTGCCGCAACACAAATGACTGAAGCCGCTGATATTAAAGAAAAGTTAATTCAACAGCTGTATTCACCTGTACAATGGGAGAAAACAGTGGAATACTTAATTGATTCTGGTGTAGATACTTTTATTGAAATTGGTCCAGGAAAGGTGTTATCAGGACTCGTGAAAAAGGTAAGTCGCACTGTAAAAACATATGCTGTAAATGATTTGGAATCAAGTGAAGTCGTAATGGAAGCATTGAAGGAGGGAACAAAATGA
- the plsX gene encoding phosphate acyltransferase PlsX: protein MRIAIDAMGGDHAPKEIVHGALKAIEAFSDVSVVLVGDEPKIKEYIKNSERIEIIHTDEVILGTDEPVRAVRRKKNASMVLAAKEVNEGRADACISAGNTGALMAAGLFIVGRIQGIERPALTPTLPTIGGEGFILLDVGANADAKPEHLVQYALMGSIYSEKVRGVNRPRVGLLNIGTEETKGNELTKHTYELLQKADIHFIGNVEARDLLDGVADVVVTDGFTGNMVLKTIEGTAMSIMKMLKTTLTSSVKTKLAAAVLKPNLYGLKTKMDYSEYGGAGLFGLKAPVIKAHGSSDANAIYNAIRQAKTMVDYKVTEKIKEAVQNS, encoded by the coding sequence ATGAGAATCGCAATTGATGCAATGGGTGGAGATCATGCCCCAAAAGAGATTGTACATGGTGCCCTAAAAGCGATTGAAGCTTTTTCTGATGTGAGTGTTGTTTTAGTTGGGGATGAGCCTAAAATTAAGGAATACATAAAGAATTCAGAGAGAATCGAGATTATCCATACCGATGAAGTGATTCTTGGGACGGATGAACCTGTAAGAGCAGTACGAAGAAAGAAAAATGCTTCCATGGTGTTAGCTGCCAAAGAGGTAAATGAAGGAAGAGCAGATGCCTGTATATCCGCTGGAAATACAGGGGCATTAATGGCTGCAGGATTATTTATCGTTGGCAGGATTCAAGGAATTGAAAGGCCAGCCTTAACACCAACATTACCCACAATTGGTGGAGAAGGGTTTATCCTCTTAGATGTTGGTGCAAATGCTGATGCAAAGCCGGAACACCTTGTTCAATATGCATTAATGGGTTCCATTTACAGTGAGAAGGTAAGAGGGGTTAATCGGCCACGAGTAGGCTTATTGAATATTGGAACAGAAGAAACAAAAGGCAATGAATTAACAAAACATACATACGAACTGTTACAAAAAGCCGATATTCATTTTATCGGAAATGTCGAAGCACGCGACCTTCTCGATGGGGTTGCTGATGTTGTTGTAACAGATGGGTTTACCGGAAATATGGTTTTGAAAACAATCGAAGGTACAGCGATGTCTATTATGAAGATGTTAAAAACCACTTTAACGTCTAGTGTAAAAACCAAACTAGCTGCTGCTGTTTTAAAACCTAATCTATATGGATTAAAAACTAAAATGGATTATTCGGAATATGGTGGTGCTGGACTTTTTGGTTTGAAGGCCCCTGTTATTAAAGCACACGGCTCATCAGATGCCAACGCTATTTATAATGCCATTAGACAAGCTAAAACGATGGTTGATTATAAAGTAACGGAAAAAATTAAAGAAGCTGTCCAAAATAGCTAA
- the fapR gene encoding transcription factor FapR translates to MKRNKRDRQKLLQQTIKENPFVTDEELAQQFSVSVQTIRLDRLELSIPELRERIKNVAETKFDNEVRSLPIDEVIGEIIDIELDKTAISIFDVKTEHVFKRNGIARGHHLFAQANSLAVALINEELALTAKANIHFIRSVKENERVVAKAKVVNIDRETGRTTVEVKSYVNQELVFKGEFDMYRTNM, encoded by the coding sequence ATGAAACGAAATAAACGGGATAGACAAAAACTATTACAACAGACGATAAAAGAAAATCCGTTTGTAACCGATGAAGAATTAGCACAACAGTTCTCCGTCAGTGTACAAACGATTCGTCTCGATCGCCTTGAGTTATCCATTCCTGAACTAAGAGAACGAATTAAAAATGTAGCAGAAACAAAGTTTGATAATGAAGTTCGCTCGCTGCCAATTGATGAGGTAATAGGGGAAATTATTGATATCGAATTAGATAAAACGGCGATATCTATTTTTGATGTCAAAACGGAACATGTGTTTAAACGAAATGGCATCGCTCGTGGACATCATTTGTTTGCGCAAGCCAATTCATTAGCTGTAGCCCTTATAAACGAGGAACTTGCTTTGACAGCAAAAGCAAACATTCATTTTATCCGTTCTGTTAAGGAAAATGAACGTGTTGTCGCAAAAGCAAAAGTCGTTAATATTGATCGTGAGACAGGTAGAACTACAGTTGAGGTCAAAAGTTATGTGAATCAGGAGCTTGTATTTAAAGGCGAATTTGATATGTATCGAACAAACATGTAA
- the recG gene encoding ATP-dependent DNA helicase RecG, protein MKVTNVLTQSVTEIKGIGDETAQALAEMNIYNIQELLFHFPYRYEDYRLRDLSEVSHEEKITIEGKVHSEPSLTYYGRKRSRLMIRLLVDRYLISVVFFNQPYLKKKITINETVTVSGKWDSHRQTLTANELKIGSSHSQDFEPIYPVKGKMTVKGMRRCLQLAMTQYGQLVEETIPNSLRQKYKLMSIQEALQTLHYPKNGNDLKQARRRFIYEEFLLFQLKMQALRKIERENSKGILQEISLEKVEKFIETLPFPLTNAQNRVVNEILSDMESPYRMNRLLQGDVGSGKTAVAAISLLATVTAGFQGALMVPTEILAEQHVESLKQLFVHLEIRCELLTSSVKGKRRKEILSQLQAGDIDVLIGTHALIQDEVEFHRLGLVITDEQHRFGVEQRRILREKGENPDVLFMTATPIPRTLAITVFGEMDVSIIDEMPAGRKSIETYWVKPNMLDRVLSFVEKELQRGHQVYVICPLIEESDKLDVQNAIDVHSSLVHYFQNRFQVGLMHGRLPADEKDEVMKAFSENKYHILVSTTVVEVGVNVPNATLMVIYDAERFGLSQLHQLRGRVGRGSDQSYCILLADPKSETGKERMKIMTETNDGFLLSEKDLELRGPGDFFGKKQSGLPEFKMADMVHDFAALETARGDAAILVESPYFWNAEDYKLLRDYLAKSGILQGEKLD, encoded by the coding sequence ATGAAAGTGACTAATGTATTAACTCAATCCGTTACAGAGATAAAAGGAATTGGTGACGAAACCGCTCAAGCCTTAGCAGAAATGAATATATATAATATTCAAGAATTATTATTTCATTTTCCGTATCGATATGAAGATTATCGTTTGCGTGATTTGTCTGAGGTAAGTCATGAAGAGAAAATTACAATCGAAGGGAAGGTTCATAGTGAGCCTTCTCTTACCTATTATGGGCGGAAACGATCACGATTAATGATTCGTTTACTTGTTGACCGCTATTTAATTAGTGTGGTGTTTTTTAACCAACCGTACTTAAAGAAAAAAATTACTATTAATGAAACCGTTACGGTCTCAGGTAAATGGGATAGTCATAGGCAAACATTGACTGCGAATGAGCTGAAAATCGGTTCATCCCATTCTCAAGACTTTGAACCTATTTATCCTGTTAAAGGGAAAATGACGGTTAAAGGAATGAGACGCTGTCTGCAATTAGCGATGACACAGTATGGACAGCTTGTAGAAGAAACCATCCCAAATTCATTAAGGCAAAAATATAAGTTAATGAGTATTCAAGAAGCGTTACAGACGCTTCACTACCCGAAAAACGGAAATGACTTAAAGCAGGCAAGAAGGCGTTTCATATATGAAGAATTTCTATTGTTTCAATTAAAAATGCAAGCGTTAAGAAAGATTGAGAGGGAGAATTCAAAAGGAATTTTGCAGGAAATTTCATTGGAAAAAGTAGAGAAGTTTATTGAAACTCTCCCCTTTCCATTAACAAATGCACAAAATCGGGTTGTAAATGAAATATTGTCTGATATGGAAAGTCCATATCGGATGAACCGGCTTTTACAAGGCGATGTTGGTTCAGGGAAAACAGCTGTCGCAGCAATATCGTTACTAGCCACAGTAACAGCAGGGTTTCAAGGGGCATTAATGGTACCAACTGAAATTTTAGCTGAGCAGCATGTCGAATCTCTAAAACAATTGTTTGTACATTTAGAGATTCGCTGTGAATTATTAACTAGTTCAGTAAAAGGAAAGCGTCGAAAGGAAATTCTTTCACAACTGCAAGCAGGCGATATCGATGTTTTAATTGGAACCCATGCCTTAATCCAAGATGAGGTGGAATTTCATCGCCTTGGATTAGTTATTACCGATGAGCAGCACCGGTTTGGTGTTGAGCAACGCAGGATTCTTCGTGAAAAAGGTGAAAATCCAGATGTTTTGTTTATGACGGCAACACCGATTCCACGAACACTTGCTATTACTGTTTTTGGTGAAATGGATGTATCGATTATTGATGAAATGCCTGCTGGTAGAAAAAGTATTGAAACGTATTGGGTTAAGCCAAATATGTTAGATCGGGTTCTTAGTTTTGTTGAGAAGGAATTACAAAGAGGTCATCAAGTTTATGTGATCTGTCCGTTAATTGAAGAATCGGATAAGCTAGATGTTCAAAATGCGATTGATGTGCATAGTTCCCTCGTTCATTATTTTCAAAATCGGTTTCAAGTTGGCCTTATGCATGGAAGGCTGCCTGCGGATGAGAAGGATGAAGTCATGAAGGCTTTTAGTGAAAATAAATATCACATTCTTGTTTCGACAACTGTAGTTGAAGTAGGTGTGAATGTTCCGAATGCAACACTTATGGTGATTTATGATGCGGAGCGTTTCGGATTATCTCAGCTCCATCAATTAAGGGGTCGAGTTGGGCGTGGCAGTGATCAGTCTTATTGTATCCTCCTCGCTGACCCAAAATCAGAAACAGGGAAAGAAAGAATGAAAATCATGACCGAAACGAATGATGGGTTTCTTCTGAGTGAAAAAGATCTAGAACTACGAGGTCCCGGCGACTTTTTCGGTAAAAAACAAAGCGGCTTGCCCGAATTCAAAATGGCTGATATGGTCCACGATTTTGCGGCTTTAGAAACAGCAAGAGGGGATGCAGCTATTTTAGTAGAATCACCTTACTTTTGGAATGCGGAAGACTATAAGCTGCTAAGGGATTATTTGGCAAAATCTGGGATCTTGCAAGGTGAAAAGTTAGATTAA
- a CDS encoding DAK2 domain-containing protein, translating to MSITVLDGKRFAEMVIQGANHLSANAEYVDALNVFPVPDGDTGTNMSLSINSGAKAVKGQTVTHIGKVGAALSKGLLMGARGNSGVILSQLFRGFSKSIEKRESINNKEFAQAFQTGVETAYKAVMKPVEGTILTVAKDSAKAAVRAAEKNDDIIYVMSEVVKEAKASLKRTPELLPVLKEVGVVDSGGQGLVYVYEGFLAQLKGEPLSDSTTALPSMEELVSAEHHMSAQSHMNTEDIVFGYCTEFMVDLKDQKRAQKPFSEEDFRQEISQFGDSLLVISDEEVVKVHIHSENPGDVLSYGQQYGSLLNMKIENMRKQHTNIVGETHAVVNHEPKTKQEYGVVTVSMGSGIAELFKSIGANVVIEGGQTMNPSTEDIVKAIEDVHAEKVIILPNNKNIIMAAEQAADVSDVEVVVVPSKTVPQGMAALLAFNPNTDLPTNKQSMSQAFEHVKTGQITFAVRDTMIDGLSIEKDDFMGILDGKIIIKNKDKRVTANELLKKMIDEDSEIVTILKGEDATEEDVASLTGLIEEQYEDVEVEVHNGNQPLYPFIISVE from the coding sequence GTGTCAATAACAGTTTTGGACGGTAAACGTTTTGCAGAGATGGTGATCCAGGGGGCTAACCATTTATCTGCTAATGCAGAATACGTAGATGCACTGAATGTTTTCCCGGTCCCAGATGGAGATACCGGAACAAATATGAGTTTATCGATCAATTCCGGTGCAAAAGCAGTAAAAGGGCAAACCGTAACGCACATTGGAAAAGTCGGTGCAGCTCTTTCAAAAGGTTTATTAATGGGAGCCCGCGGCAACTCAGGCGTTATTCTTTCCCAGCTTTTCAGGGGGTTTTCTAAATCCATTGAAAAGAGAGAGTCTATTAACAATAAAGAATTTGCGCAAGCCTTTCAAACTGGAGTTGAAACAGCCTATAAGGCGGTTATGAAGCCAGTAGAAGGGACGATTTTAACGGTAGCTAAAGACTCAGCAAAAGCCGCAGTCAGAGCTGCAGAAAAGAATGATGACATCATATATGTAATGAGTGAAGTTGTAAAAGAAGCTAAAGCATCTTTAAAGAGAACTCCTGAATTATTACCCGTACTAAAAGAAGTCGGTGTAGTAGATAGTGGAGGTCAAGGACTTGTGTATGTTTATGAAGGCTTCCTTGCGCAATTAAAAGGAGAACCATTATCGGATTCTACGACGGCTTTGCCTTCAATGGAAGAACTTGTAAGCGCAGAACATCATATGAGTGCTCAGAGTCATATGAATACAGAGGACATCGTGTTTGGTTATTGTACAGAGTTTATGGTGGATTTAAAAGATCAAAAACGTGCCCAAAAGCCTTTTTCAGAAGAGGATTTTCGTCAAGAAATAAGTCAATTCGGTGATTCTCTCTTGGTCATTTCGGATGAAGAAGTTGTTAAAGTTCATATCCATTCCGAGAATCCAGGTGATGTGTTGAGCTATGGCCAGCAATATGGCAGTCTTTTGAACATGAAGATTGAAAATATGAGAAAACAACATACAAATATTGTTGGTGAAACTCATGCTGTTGTTAACCATGAGCCAAAAACAAAACAAGAGTATGGAGTTGTAACTGTTTCAATGGGAAGTGGGATTGCTGAGCTTTTCAAAAGTATCGGAGCCAATGTAGTTATTGAAGGCGGACAAACAATGAACCCAAGCACAGAGGATATTGTAAAAGCAATTGAAGATGTGCATGCAGAAAAAGTAATTATCCTTCCAAATAATAAAAATATTATTATGGCGGCAGAACAAGCAGCAGATGTAAGTGATGTAGAGGTCGTTGTTGTCCCATCGAAAACAGTACCACAAGGGATGGCAGCTTTACTTGCTTTTAACCCTAATACTGATTTACCAACGAATAAACAAAGCATGTCCCAAGCTTTCGAACATGTTAAAACAGGTCAAATCACGTTTGCTGTTCGTGATACGATGATCGATGGACTTTCGATCGAAAAGGATGATTTTATGGGGATTTTAGACGGTAAAATCATTATCAAAAATAAAGATAAACGAGTGACTGCAAACGAACTATTGAAAAAAATGATTGATGAAGACTCAGAAATTGTGACCATTCTAAAGGGAGAAGATGCAACAGAAGAGGATGTTGCATCACTAACTGGATTAATCGAAGAACAGTATGAGGATGTAGAAGTCGAGGTTCATAACGGGAATCAACCGTTATATCCTTTTATTATTTCAGTAGAGTAA
- a CDS encoding Asp23/Gls24 family envelope stress response protein, whose product MSIELTTTYGQIDISNDVIATIAGGAAVDCYGIVGMASKNQIKDGFTDILRKENFTRGVIVRQEDEQVHIDMYIIVSYGTKISEIAHNVQSKVKYTLDRTVGLAVDTVNIFVQGVRVTNP is encoded by the coding sequence ATGTCCATCGAATTAACCACTACATACGGACAGATTGATATTTCAAATGATGTAATTGCCACCATTGCAGGTGGAGCGGCAGTCGATTGTTATGGAATTGTTGGAATGGCATCTAAAAATCAAATTAAAGATGGATTCACTGATATATTACGAAAAGAAAATTTTACCCGTGGAGTAATTGTTCGTCAAGAGGATGAACAAGTTCATATTGATATGTATATTATTGTTAGTTACGGAACAAAAATTTCCGAAATCGCCCATAATGTTCAATCCAAAGTAAAGTATACATTGGACAGAACAGTTGGACTTGCCGTTGACACAGTAAATATATTCGTACAGGGTGTTCGTGTAACGAATCCGTGA
- the rpmB gene encoding 50S ribosomal protein L28, with protein sequence MPRKCVVTGKKTTTGNARSHAMNANKRKWGANLQKVRILVDGKPKRVWVSARALRSGKVERV encoded by the coding sequence ATGCCACGTAAATGTGTTGTAACTGGTAAAAAAACAACTACAGGTAATGCACGTTCTCATGCTATGAACGCTAATAAACGTAAATGGGGTGCTAACCTACAAAAGGTTCGTATTCTTGTTGATGGAAAGCCTAAGCGTGTTTGGGTTTCTGCAAGAGCTTTGCGTTCTGGTAAAGTTGAACGCGTATAA
- the spoVM gene encoding stage V sporulation protein SpoVM, producing the protein MKFYTIKLPKFLGGIVRAVLGSMKKDN; encoded by the coding sequence ATGAAATTTTATACAATTAAATTACCGAAGTTCTTAGGAGGAATTGTCCGGGCGGTATTAGGATCCATGAAAAAGGATAACTAG
- a CDS encoding thiamine diphosphokinase — MIIHILAGGPVELLPDLSVFIKDEVTWIGVDRGVYTLLEHGIKPNIAFGDFDSISQEELQEVEKEVAQLYQFYPEKDETDMELALNWAIDQEPEKIRIFGATGGRLDHMFGNLQLLIGALKKDAKLDIEMIDQQNIIFVKAPGTYKVGKSNDKKYISFIPITSEVNGLTLKGFKYPLNDRHIPLGSTLCISNEILMDNGTFSFSDGILMIVRSTD, encoded by the coding sequence ATGATTATACATATATTAGCAGGGGGTCCTGTAGAACTGCTTCCCGATTTGTCTGTTTTTATAAAAGATGAGGTGACATGGATAGGTGTCGATAGAGGGGTCTATACGTTATTAGAACATGGAATAAAACCCAATATAGCGTTTGGCGACTTTGATTCCATCTCACAGGAAGAATTACAGGAGGTTGAAAAAGAGGTCGCCCAGTTATATCAGTTCTATCCAGAAAAAGATGAAACCGATATGGAACTCGCCTTGAATTGGGCAATAGATCAAGAGCCAGAAAAGATCCGTATTTTTGGTGCCACTGGTGGACGGCTTGATCATATGTTTGGAAACCTCCAACTGCTTATTGGAGCGTTAAAAAAAGATGCTAAACTTGACATTGAAATGATCGATCAACAGAATATTATTTTTGTTAAGGCACCAGGTACATACAAAGTCGGTAAATCCAACGATAAAAAATATATATCGTTCATTCCGATTACAAGTGAAGTCAATGGGTTGACCTTAAAGGGCTTTAAATATCCATTAAACGATCGTCATATTCCACTTGGATCTACACTATGTATAAGTAACGAGATTCTCATGGATAATGGTACTTTTTCTTTTTCTGATGGCATATTAATGATAGTAAGAAGTACCGATTAA
- the rpe gene encoding ribulose-phosphate 3-epimerase, giving the protein MVKIAPSILSADFSKLGEEIKDVERGGAELIHIDVMDGHFVPNITIGPLVVESIRPITKLPLDVHLMIENPDQYIESFAKAGADYITVHVEACKHLHRTIHYIKSFGVKAGVVLNPATPVGWIEPIIEELDMVLLMSVNPGFGGQQFIPSVLDKIKSVKELAIQKGAKLEIEVDGGVNEKTARACVEAGATILVAGSAVFNQEDRGKAISLLK; this is encoded by the coding sequence ATGGTTAAAATAGCACCTTCGATTTTATCAGCAGATTTTTCAAAATTAGGCGAGGAGATTAAAGATGTAGAAAGAGGAGGGGCGGAGCTTATTCACATTGATGTTATGGACGGTCATTTTGTCCCAAACATTACGATCGGCCCATTAGTAGTTGAAAGTATCCGACCGATCACAAAGTTACCTCTAGATGTTCATTTAATGATTGAAAATCCTGATCAATATATTGAGTCATTTGCAAAAGCTGGAGCCGACTACATTACGGTTCATGTAGAAGCTTGTAAACATCTACACAGAACCATTCACTACATAAAATCATTTGGTGTAAAGGCTGGGGTAGTACTTAACCCAGCTACACCCGTTGGATGGATTGAACCCATTATCGAAGAACTTGATATGGTGTTATTAATGTCTGTTAATCCTGGATTCGGTGGCCAACAATTTATTCCGTCAGTACTAGATAAAATCAAAAGTGTAAAAGAATTAGCGATACAAAAAGGGGCAAAGTTAGAAATTGAAGTAGATGGTGGAGTAAATGAAAAAACTGCTCGGGCTTGTGTAGAAGCAGGTGCAACCATTCTAGTAGCTGGATCGGCTGTTTTCAATCAAGAGGATCGTGGAAAGGCGATTTCATTATTAAAATAA
- the rsgA gene encoding ribosome small subunit-dependent GTPase A — MPEGKIVKALSGFYYVLSEGNIIQCRSRGVFRKNKITPLVGDEVIFQAENNLEGYILEVKERKNSLVRPPIANVDQAILVFSATEPGFSTALLDRFLVLIEYNRITPIICITKMDLINDEEKHIIKEIVEDYKDANYTVLLTSSETEEGIEKLFPHLNGVISVFAGQSGVGKSSLLNALNPELELKTNDISNHLGRGKHTTRHVELIQIGDGLVADTPGFSSLEFTDIEAEELNFCFPDIQKLSEECKFRGCLHIAEPKCAVKKGMENGDLPSYRYEHYKEFLEEIKSRKPRY, encoded by the coding sequence ATGCCTGAAGGCAAAATTGTAAAAGCATTGAGTGGGTTTTATTATGTATTAAGTGAAGGTAACATCATCCAATGTCGAAGCAGAGGGGTGTTTCGGAAAAATAAAATTACCCCATTAGTCGGAGATGAAGTGATTTTTCAAGCTGAAAATAATTTAGAAGGCTATATTCTTGAAGTGAAAGAACGGAAAAACAGTTTAGTCAGACCGCCAATCGCTAATGTCGACCAAGCAATATTAGTATTCTCCGCAACGGAACCGGGTTTTAGTACGGCCTTGCTCGATCGTTTTCTCGTATTAATTGAATATAATCGGATTACACCGATTATTTGTATCACAAAAATGGATTTAATTAATGATGAAGAAAAACATATTATTAAGGAGATTGTTGAAGATTACAAAGATGCAAATTACACGGTTTTACTAACTTCTTCCGAGACAGAAGAGGGAATCGAAAAACTTTTTCCTCATTTAAATGGTGTCATTTCTGTATTTGCAGGACAATCTGGAGTTGGAAAATCATCTTTATTAAATGCTCTTAACCCTGAATTAGAGTTAAAGACCAATGATATTTCGAACCATCTAGGAAGAGGGAAGCATACAACAAGACATGTTGAGTTAATTCAAATTGGTGATGGTCTTGTTGCAGACACACCTGGTTTTAGTTCATTAGAGTTTACTGATATTGAAGCGGAGGAATTGAACTTTTGTTTTCCAGATATTCAAAAGTTAAGTGAAGAATGTAAATTTAGGGGCTGCCTTCACATAGCAGAACCAAAATGTGCAGTAAAGAAAGGGATGGAGAATGGGGACCTCCCTTCCTACCGTTACGAACATTATAAAGAATTCTTAGAAGAGATAAAAAGCAGAAAGCCGAGGTATTAA